Part of the Triticum aestivum cultivar Chinese Spring chromosome 4D, IWGSC CS RefSeq v2.1, whole genome shotgun sequence genome is shown below.
cccctcggcggCTAAATTAGTAAATTATCCATATAATAAGCATGCCGCTTCAGCGCGACATGCAGATCCCGCTAGTCATATTTGCTGTTTGAGCGGCAAACTATTCGATCGGTGCTATATGTTACAACCCGGCCTCAAACGTGTTGATTTTACGTGATTTTAGTCAAAGGTGATGGTTATATGATAACCTAGCTTGAATTGTGATGGTTTTGTGTAATATACTCGTTTCACATAGTTGGAAATTGTAGTCCGCATCCAAAAATTCATGGACGCCAGTAGACATCGAACGTTCGCTAAGATGGGTGGCATtcgcgaacgtttttgctggcagtttttTTCAGAGACGCATGACATTTTCTGGAAGGAAGATTTTTTATTTTGGTAGAAACTGACACAAATTGTCATCTCCTATATCATCTAAAAATGCCGCCAAAAAAAGTTCGTTTGTCACCCCCTCCCCGGGAACGTTCGCCGGTTAGTATTTCAGAAATTCATAACTATGTCTTCACAACAGCGACACCGCTGGATGCAAAACTCGCCAGGGCAGCACCAATGCACAAGCACAACACGGTTATGCAGTAGCAGACGGCAACGCCCGATAAGATCAAGTCACCTAGAGGAATGTATCTGATGCACTCACACTTGTGATACGGGAATGTATCTGGTGCATCCACACTTCCGGTGCTTCCGATGCACTGATGCCATATCTTCCGATCACATAGAGCTGTCGGAGATAACACGCCTTGGACTAACATCAGGCCACGGCATCTTCCGCAGTCAACCGTTAGTCCTGCCAAACTCCACCAAACGGCGCACTGGTTTCAGTTCAACGGAGGTCCACATCACATTCACATGCGACCAGGCCATTCAACCAGCATTTTTCGTTGCCGGTCAAATGTTTCCTGAAGAACATATTACTTCCATCCATCGCAAAGCAATACAACAGCAGCATCTGCCAACTGAAGGAGCCGCTGGCCGAGGATTGGTACGTACAGTACAAAATAGAAGTAGAAGGGAACTTGGATCAAACGGATACAACTGCAATCAGGGTTCATCACGAAGGGGCCAAGTCTTGCAGATTCACACAGAAAGAAAGATGTTTCAATGACACACGGGAGAGAGACAGGGTAGCAGCAGGGGAGGAGGATTCCATGAGTGCTCTTCAGCAACTACGTCTACTAGTACGCTTCTTCTGGTTCGGGGCAAAGACAAGGAAACGAGAGCCGCATTCCTTACTACTAATATGCAATGCACAATTTCCTCCTCCCCGGTAAAAATAATAATACCACCGGACATGAACATCGGCTGGATCACTTGGCCATCATCACCTTGACGAACTCCTCGTAGTTGATCTGGCCGTCCCCGTCGACGTCGGCCTCGCGGATCATCTCGTCGACCTCATCGTCCGTTAGCTTCTCCCCGAGGTTGGTCATGACGTGGCGGAGCTCTGCAGCCGAGATGAAGCCGTTCTGGTCCTTGTCGAACACCCGGAAGGCCTCCTTGAGCTCTTCCTCCGAGTCGGTGTCCTTCATCTTGCGGGCCATCAGGTTGAGGAACTCTGGGAAGTCGATGGTGCCGTTGCCATCGGCATCGACCTCGTTGATCATGTCCTGGAGCTCTGCCTCGGTTGGGTTCTGCCCCAGCGAACGCATAACTGTTCCCAGCTCCTTGGTTGTGATGCAACCTGTCCATGTCCAGCACACAAGGGCAATTTCAGGTATGTTTCTGACTGAGTCGGTAATCACATTTGCATATTCAGAGTGAGCATATACTAAACACACAAAAAAGCTAATCAGACATGCACGCATGAAGCAACCACCATGTACAATGGATCAAACCTGCAACGTCCCTGTACTAGTACTTACACTATTCACCACTATGGTCCCAAAACAAAAGTTACTCATCAATTGCTGTAGTACATTCAGAGATGAAACCACGCTGTTACAACAATTGATTGATTCAAGTACTACTCCATATGCACCGAAGGCCAAATTAAAAGTCTGGGCAACCCCATCCGACACCAAACGATTCTCCCTGGTGCTGAAATTTGTATTATCATATAGCTGGATCTGGGTTTCAAACCCCTAAGAATTTCCAGCAGATCTGCAGATAGGATCCATGCATAATGAAAGCAGCATACAAAGGAGATGGTAGCAGACCCGGTGCCCCTGCCATGGCCAAGTTCAACCTATAAGCTATCGATCTAGTACGATTCAGCCGTTGCACATAAGTCAAACCTAAGCATCTGACATTGGACGGCCCTGACTACCCACATCCGGGTACTAGGATCTAGCGCTTCTCCACGTCTGGATCCGAGACGAAGTCAAATCTGATAGACCCAATCACATCGATTTGATGGCATAATTTCCACAGCAGTTACTACGCGAGATAGTGACCCGCAGCCGTGCACTATACGGCAGTAGAGACTACAGTAGGGCGGTGGCATGCCCGCGCCGCGATTTGCTTTTGCTTTCGATCCATGGAGTGAGTGACGCAATATGTGCGATCCTTAATCTTGCATTCCGGCTACTGTACGCCTGGGCGTAAATGTTCAGCCTCTAGTAATCTATCTAGTGTATCAGATGTCTACCATCATTCTGCCTGCGCCCAATTCTATGCTAGATCAAAGACAGAGAGTAGACATCGATGGTGAATTGATGTTCGTGTTTCTTCTTCTATCCAGAGTGAGACGGATCACAACAATCACagcgtaagaagaagaagaaaaacagggAAGGACAGAAATCACTTACCGTCGCCGTCCTTGTCGAATAGGCTGAAGGCTTCCTTGAACTCGGCGATCTGGTCGTCGGTGAGTTGGTCCGCCATGATGCTACCTTCTCAGGCTCCTCTCGGCTTCTCGCGGCGAGCGCtgaaggtggaggtggaggagagaggggggcggGGGGTCTCTTGTTTGACCGTACGggcgggggagaggaggaaggagggggccgGGAGCGATTTGTGGCCTCGCGTCGGGGAATTTTGCCGGGCTTTATGCGCGCCCGCACCCCGTCCGGTCCGTTCCGCCGTCCACGCCCCCCTTTAACGTCGCGGACCGAATTACCCCCAACTGCACCCCTCGCCTTCTCAAAACAAGGCATCTAATTTTAGATCAACGTTGCTGCTTCTTATTTAACCAACATAGCTGGGAATGTCATCAGAAATTACAGGAAGAACAAAGTCTGGGGGAGACCCCAACCACACCCTAGTTAAATCATCTCCTACTCCTACTTTAGCAAACTTGTGCGCAACAACGTTAGCAGAATGACTGAACCCAGGCCACGCGATACTCGGTGCGCGTACCCAACATGTCCTTGATCTCTTGGATCCATGGCCCCACAGCAGCCAAATTCCTCTGAGGATCATTCAACATTTGCACAACTGATGAGTTGTCGAGCTCAAGATGGATTCTCTGAAAGCGAAGCTCAATCGCAAGCTGTAAGCCCCTTCTACAGACAAGAATCTCCACAGCCTTCAGGTCAACCATGTATTTAAGATACTGACTTGCTCCCGCCAAAAAAGCCCCACCGCAATCCCTAAGTACTGTGCCTCCACCTGCCTTCTCACCATTCCTCGCCACAGCACCATCTGAGTTCACCTTCACCCACCCTTGAGCCGGAGGCTCCCATTTCTGTACAACCCTTGGCTTAGGAACCTTTCCCGGTGCTTCATGTGCCTCCATTCAATCAGATGTGAGTAGACTGATTCCATGATTTCACGTGGAGAGGGGGGCAATCTTCCTACCGTCCCTCGCATCATTTCACGCCAGCCAAAGGCCGCAGGTAGCCTGCACCATCACCTCTTTTTCCTCATCAGTCGCACCGGCGAACCACCCAAGTAGCCAGCTAACGAGTTCATTCTGGGAGTCCATAGGAAACAGTAGGATTGCCACCGTGACGCCCTTCTCTGAATGCAGCGGTTGCTAGAACTATGATGAATGTTGGCATGCCCAAAACGTGTGAAGAATTGTCTCTTCACTTCCACATGCAACACAAAAAACTCACGGGTTGATCCGACGGCGGTGAAGCTCAGAACCCACAGCCAACCCATTGCGAATTAGTCTCCACATGTGAATTTTCGCTTTCCCCGGCGCATTCGTGCCCCAAAGATTTAGATATCTCTTATGCTTTTGGACCGAGCTTGACGAGTCTGGCTGTCCAGACCTCACACGTTTCATCGACATCGCCAGGTGATATGCTGATTTTACATTGAAGACACCATTCCTAGTGTAATTCCATGCCAGATAATCTTCAGCACCCAAACCACCAACAACAATCTGCAGTATATCTCTTGCGTCAGAAGGAGTGAACATAGCAGCAATCTTATCCGCATCCCAGCCTAAAACCTGCCCCGTCAGCAGGTCAGCCACCTTGGTAACGCCCTGCAGGAAGGATTGACCCAGTGGCCTTAAGCACCCTTGCCTCGGGATCCAGTTATCGTGATGGATGTTTTTTTTTGCAGGGATACTCGTGATGGATGTTGACAGAAGAGCCATGCCCAATATGCCAAATCagcccctgatacgtccattttgcatcatgttttcctactgttatttataatgtttttatgcataataatgccttatggagtaattctaatgccttttctctcataaatgCAAGgtctacacaaagagggagaataccggcaactagaattctggacctgaaaaagctacgtcaagacacctattctgcacatctccaaataagctggaaatttacggagaattatttttgaatatatgaaaaatactagagaaaataactaccggaggggggccacctggtgactgatgacccacaagtataggggttctattgtagtcctttcgataagtaagagtgtcgaacccaacgaggagcagaagcaaatgacaagcggttttcagcaaggtattttctgcaagcactgaaattatcggtaacagatagttttgtgataagataatttttacgggtaacaagtaacaagtgtaacaaaggtgcatcaaggtggcccaatcctttttgtagcaaagtataagcctggacgaactcttatatcaAGCAaatcactcccgaggacacatgggaattgttgtcaagttagttttcatcatgctcatatgatccgcgttcgttactttgataatttgatatgtgggtggaccggtgcttgggtgttgtccttacttggacaagcctcccacttatgattaacccctctcgcaagcatatgcaactacgaaagaagaattaagataaatctaaccatagcatgaaacatgtggatccaaatcagccccttacgaagcaacgcataaactagggtttaagtttgtgtcactctagcaacccatcatctacttattacttcccaatgccttcctctatgcccaaatcatggtgaagtgtcatttagtcgacgttcacataacaccactagaggaaagaaaacatacatctcatcaaaatatcgaacaaataccaaattcacatgattacttataacaagacttctcccatgtcctcaggaacaaacgtgactactcacaaagcatattcaagttcaagatcagaggggtattgaatatcattaaggatctgaacatatgatcttccaccaaataaaccaactagcatcaactacaaggagtaatcaacactactagcaactcacaggtaccaatctgaggttttgagatagAGATcgagtacaagagatgaactagggtttgagaggagatggtgctggtgaagatgttgatggagattgaccccctctcgttgagaggattgttgctgatgacgatggcttcgatttccccctcccggagggaagtttccccggcagaacagctccaccggagccctagattgcttttgcccaggttccgcctcgagacggcatcacttcatcttgaaagcttccttatgattttttccaggtaaAAACCCTTCTTATAGTATAAGATGGACACCGGGGCCTGCCAGGGGACCCAGAAGCCCTAGgagcgcgcccccaggcttgtggccacctggtgggtccccctctggtatttcttcgcccattattttttatatattccaaaataattcttcgtaaatttttaggacttttggagttgtacagaataggtctctcagattttctCCTTTTCgttccagaattccagctgccggtattctccctcttcatataaatcttgtaaaataagagagaaaaggcataagtattgtaccataatgtgtaataacagcccataatgcaataaatatcaacataaaagcatgatgcaaaatggacgtatcaactccccggcgcttagacctcacttgtcctcaagcgaaagcagaaatcgataatcatgtccacatgtttagtgaTAGAGGTgtagataaaataaaatacggacatgagggcatcatgatcatctttagaacaacaacatatattgtcatataatttcttatgctaaagtaagaattcattcacaaggtaaagtatgaatcaaaaaacttcattgaaaactaacaagctttgatctcagtcattgaagcaattgcaatttatcataatatcgaaaagagtcaatgtaagagcttttgtatagcaagcccacatactcaaccatcttttagtctttcacaattgctaacacgcaTGCGATACTTATGAGATCAAAGCCTCAATCGGACACACAGAAAGTTAGGGGCTtttaatttcgcctcccaaccttttactttgagggtaatgtcaacaataatactttatgataatctacatccgagtggatatatatgtttccccaacatatagtgcttgccaaaaaggaaaagtgtaaaaaggaaaggtgaagatcaccatgactcttgtataaaggtaGAAAGTAAAAGtgaaagatagacccttcgcagagggaagcagaggttgtcatgcgcttttatggttggatgcacaaaatcttaatgcaaaagaacgtcactttatattgccgcttgtgataaagaactttattatgcagtccgtcgcttttatttcttccatatcacaagttcgtataaatcttattttcttcacactaaaagatcatacatatttagagagcaatttttattgcttgcaccgatgacaacttacttgaatgatcttactcaatccataggtaggtatagtggactctcgtGGTAAAATtgttttaagggatgtttggatgcacaagtagtatttctacttggtgcaaaagatttGGCTAGAATAGTAGgggaagcaagctcaacatgttggaggatccatgacaatataacttctattcggatataagaaaacataatccattatgttgtcttccttgtccaacatcgaccttttagcatgtaatattttaatgagtgctcagaatcacaaaagatgtccaagatagtatatttatatgtgaaacctctctttctttattactccctattattgcaacaatgaccaaaactatgtttgtcaactcccaatAAATTTTAGTcaatcatactctttatatgtgaagtcatcaccctccataagatcattatataatatttttacttttttattcttttcttttctcgggatcatagcaagaaagaaaagccctcaactcaaaactactctttattatataactcacggacccGATACATAGATAGATCACAAAGCGAAACTCAaagactaaatcatactaaaaaaatttattctactagatcaagatttaaccaaaaggatcgaactaagaaaaacgataaaggtaaaTATGTGATGATGATACAATACCGGGACACCTCCcacaagcttggcacaagccaaggggaatgcccatacccatgttctcatgtctccttcttcggaggtgatggtggtgatgaggTTGATGATGTTGTGGGCTTGtcctccgtcttccaaggcataggttcaccatcgtaaaaagatgaacgagtctccgggatcctcaaatctgcatccaaactcatcctcttaaatatgtattcatactcacagttttggttttgcaggtcataggtcCGGGCTTGGatatgctcgattttctcatgaagcttgaagttGGCCTCCCCGAttttcttggcgtccagcttgtggtcacGGGTAAATTCCGTGATCATGgagtgattggcgttgagtccgcattccaccatcccttggcacttgaagacttgTCTGCACGCTTCCGGTCCTCTTTGGCCCTTGAACAtcatggatgtgcagcaccccctcacgcatctcaatggtttgagggtgttgcagcacctccgcatgttaggggttgatgaccttctcgaagaacttgtcctttggAGCGTTTGGGGACATCAtagcgatctagatctgtcagaaaaacaactcaaaacaagaacagaggattttgCCGTGGTagggtggtcaaaaccttcgggagattatataatgaatttttaccgaccacaataagtattctgcaagaaaacatgatccggagggcacacgaggtggccataagcctgggaggcgcacccagggggtagggcgcgcccccaaggcttgtcgcctcctcgtgcactTTTCGGACTACGTAttgttttcctatttttttaaaatatttcaaAACGGAGTAAAATTGCTATTGGAAagcttttggagttggtttacttaccgtatgacatacctattccttttcgggagTCTGGAATGCTCTGGTAAgtttcccttatgtactcctccggtgttatggtattaataatattggtttaaacatttatgggagtacctgagatataatgtttgattctttgcccgttTACCACCTTAGGGCtattgccttcggcgttgttgatcttgatTGCACCGAAACGATAAAATTCCTCGACAATGTAAGgcccttcccacttagagagaagttttcctggaaaaaatctttcttctaacgaccatcggtattttacttggtgctatatttttattcgtcacatatcatgagttttgcttggagcgtcttgtatgatttgagtctttgcttgtttttctttgtagttttagtcatgaatccttgctggacacacctatttgagagagccaaaattatgtcatgacttgttagaattgctctctatgcttcacttaaatctttatgagctatggaattgctctagtgcttcacttatgtctttttgagcacggtgtgctttattattttttaaagaaatgctctcatgcttcacttaggtttatttgagagttagtaatttttttaagaaattctctcttgcttcacttaaactagcggtgtgacccgcgcatttgcgcggctaggtgCGATAAGTCTTGTATGTTTTCACTTCGGGATGTTGGTGTGTCATTACAGTCTTGTATGTTTTCACTCTGGGATGTTGGTGTTTcattacaatatatatatatatatatatatatatatatatatataggataatTTTGTCAATAATCATTTGATATTTTTTTCTGCCAAGTATTTGCCATCACGTAATGTGTTATTCAGTTTAAGACATTTCTTGATTAGTAAAACACATAACTCAAACTATAATAAAGTTGAGATCAACATATCTTTAAAATATGATTGGAACTTATGCGCAAGGACCATGGTTAATGACGTACAAAATCATAGACTTGTATCCAAATCTCCATCTATGTCTCTTGCTCTTCCATCCCCGTGGTATCTATCTTTGGTACTGAACCTTGATGACTTAATGCATAAACCATGTGTGCTCCTTCACTTGTTTCATCATTGAGTACAATGTAGTTGCATTTTTGGGTCGATGTACTGCCCTACTTTCATAGGCTTCCTTGTGTTCTTATATTATGCTTGTTGTATAGGTGGACTTATTCAACTAAGGCAATGTAGTTATCAGCTCATATTCACTGGAAACCGCTCAAACATTTAGTCCCACTCACTCTTCTGATTGTGTTATTTCTTATCATTCCAATTCATTGAAAGTAGCTTATTACATACTTGAGATAATTTGTTTCTTCATATTGTTACTATTGTGCAACACTACTTTGCTTGCTATTATGATATGCTCGCTCCAGCACATCGTATATTGGTGCCAGTCACACGATTATCCGTGCCTGATGTTGCACGTACCTAGAAGGCCCTCACGCATGTGTATACTTTTTTTTCTGGTGCGCCATGCTTCTCCTATTGTGAATTATGTCAACGAACAATAATTCACATGCGTTGTAGTTATATGCAGTTCCACCTCCCATTTTTTGTACTGCTTAACTCATATATATGCTAATCGTAATTCAATCTCCTGAATTTTATTATTATTCTTTGGATGGGATCGCAAATGACCATACCATGGTGGTCCTGAGGAGGGTCTGCTATGATGGGAAATGTGATAGAGGATCTATAAATTAGTTGAA
Proteins encoded:
- the LOC123097630 gene encoding calmodulin-1, which produces MADQLTDDQIAEFKEAFSLFDKDGDGCITTKELGTVMRSLGQNPTEAELQDMINEVDADGNGTIDFPEFLNLMARKMKDTDSEEELKEAFRVFDKDQNGFISAAELRHVMTNLGEKLTDDEVDEMIREADVDGDGQINYEEFVKVMMAK